A genomic segment from Patescibacteria group bacterium encodes:
- a CDS encoding phosphomannomutase/phosphoglucomutase: MQISEKIFKAYDIRGIYPDEINEISSYKIGLAFIKFLKLVTKIRRRKLKIIVGKDARFSSPEIFKSFVSGALRHGVDIIDIGTVSTDALYFALNFLEADGAAMITASHNPPEYNGIKLVARISFNKKKPYAKFICSDWGMDKIKEYALDEIPLKADKGGELTHYNITSKYLDHIFSLIDMDGTEDIKAVIDCSGGTGSVLMKELAKEISADLLFIYSTLDSKFSNHLPNPSIKENLEDLQKEVIKQKANFGLIFDGDGDRAVFVDENGDIIETSMIISMFSEYFLKKNPKSTIVYNLTCSKAVPVIIKKNKGKPVKTRTGHAFMKDAARANQAIFGGEISGHFYYQDIFYAESGGYTLLLMLKILSQSKQPLSSIIKKYKHYYWIGENNFKAIDKQGVIKLLAKKYRHGKKTWLDGLTVEFKTWWFNVRESHTEPLLRVVVEAKTKDFAKKKLAAISKIIKNQN, from the coding sequence ATGCAAATTTCTGAAAAAATTTTTAAAGCATATGATATCCGCGGGATTTACCCTGATGAAATAAATGAGATTTCCTCTTATAAAATAGGTCTGGCTTTTATTAAATTTTTGAAATTAGTTACAAAAATAAGGAGAAGAAAATTAAAAATAATAGTGGGGAAAGATGCACGCTTTTCTTCTCCCGAGATTTTTAAATCTTTTGTTTCAGGAGCGCTAAGACACGGGGTTGATATAATTGATATTGGAACAGTGTCAACAGATGCTTTATATTTTGCCCTTAATTTTCTTGAGGCAGATGGTGCAGCCATGATTACAGCCAGTCATAACCCCCCAGAGTATAATGGGATCAAACTAGTGGCCAGGATTTCTTTTAACAAGAAAAAACCATATGCTAAATTTATATGTTCGGACTGGGGAATGGATAAGATAAAAGAATATGCCTTGGATGAAATTCCTTTAAAGGCAGATAAAGGAGGAGAACTTACTCATTATAATATTACTTCAAAATATTTAGACCATATTTTTTCTCTAATAGATATGGACGGGACAGAAGACATAAAAGCAGTAATTGATTGTTCTGGTGGGACGGGGTCAGTTCTTATGAAAGAATTAGCAAAAGAAATTTCAGCTGATTTGCTTTTTATATATTCTACCTTGGATAGTAAATTTTCAAATCATTTACCAAATCCATCTATAAAAGAAAATCTTGAAGATTTACAAAAAGAGGTGATAAAACAAAAGGCTAATTTTGGATTGATTTTTGATGGAGATGGAGATAGGGCTGTTTTTGTTGATGAAAATGGAGATATTATAGAGACAAGTATGATTATTTCCATGTTCTCAGAGTATTTTTTAAAGAAAAACCCAAAATCTACTATTGTATATAATCTTACCTGTTCAAAAGCAGTGCCAGTTATAATAAAGAAAAATAAAGGCAAGCCAGTAAAAACAAGAACAGGGCATGCGTTTATGAAAGATGCTGCTAGAGCCAATCAAGCGATTTTTGGTGGAGAAATATCAGGACATTTTTATTATCAAGATATTTTTTATGCAGAATCAGGAGGATACACGCTTTTATTGATGTTAAAAATTTTATCACAGAGTAAACAACCCTTGTCATCTATAATTAAAAAATATAAACATTATTATTGGATTGGAGAAAATAATTTTAAAGCTATAGATAAACAAGGAGTTATTAAATTGTTAGCAAAAAAATATAGGCATGGAAAAAAGACATGGTTGGATGGCCTGACAGTTGAATTTAAAACTTGGTGGTTTAATGTTAGAGAATCTCATACAGAACCTTTGCTTAGAGTTGTTGTTGAGGCAAAAACAAAAGATTTTGCTAAAAAGAAATTAGCAGCTATTTCAAAAATAATAAAAAACCAAAATTAA
- the trpS gene encoding tryptophan--tRNA ligase, with amino-acid sequence MKLFSGIQPSGTIHIGNYLGAIKNWAKLQDKYQSLFCVVDYHAITSPYDPDKLPARVINTVLDFVSCGIDPQKSIIFVQSHVKEHTELAWLLNSITSIGSLKRMTQFKEKMIKYPKDVNAGILNYPILMTADILLYKAEVVPVGEDQVQHIELAREIARKFNKKFGKTFPEPKPLLTKSRRIMSLIDPTRKMSKSFDKNTYIAMTDSKETIWKKIASAMTDPARKTIKDPGNPNKCNIYNFHEIFSSKQELNKVVDACTKAKFGCLDCKQILFKNIMKELEPIQAKRKQLEQNPAMIQAIIKKGAQQAQIIATQTILEVKKKMGII; translated from the coding sequence ATGAAATTATTTAGTGGCATTCAACCATCTGGAACAATCCATATTGGAAATTATTTAGGAGCAATTAAAAATTGGGCTAAGTTGCAAGATAAATACCAAAGCTTATTTTGTGTGGTTGACTATCATGCTATCACATCTCCATATGACCCTGACAAGCTACCAGCCCGAGTGATTAATACTGTACTTGATTTCGTTTCCTGTGGAATTGACCCTCAAAAGTCAATTATATTTGTTCAGTCTCATGTCAAAGAACATACTGAATTAGCCTGGCTTTTAAACTCTATTACATCTATTGGCAGCTTAAAAAGAATGACCCAATTTAAAGAAAAAATGATAAAATATCCCAAAGATGTAAATGCTGGTATTTTAAATTATCCTATTTTAATGACAGCCGATATATTGCTTTACAAGGCAGAAGTTGTACCAGTTGGAGAAGACCAGGTTCAACACATTGAATTAGCTAGAGAAATTGCTAGAAAGTTTAATAAAAAATTTGGAAAAACATTTCCTGAGCCAAAACCATTATTAACAAAATCCCGTCGCATAATGAGTTTAATTGACCCTACTAGAAAAATGAGTAAATCTTTTGACAAAAATACTTATATTGCCATGACTGACTCAAAAGAAACTATTTGGAAAAAAATAGCTTCAGCCATGACAGACCCAGCCAGAAAAACAATCAAAGACCCTGGCAATCCAAATAAATGTAATATTTATAATTTTCATGAAATTTTTTCATCAAAACAAGAACTAAACAAAGTAGTTGATGCTTGTACTAAAGCAAAATTCGGTTGCCTTGATTGCAAGCAAATATTATTTAAAAATATAATGAAAGAATTAGAACCAATTCAAGCCAAAAGAAAACAATTAGAACAAAATCCTGCTATGATTCAAGCAATTATAAAAAAAGGAGCTCAGCAAGCTCAAATAATTGCTACTCAAACAATACTTGAAGTTAAGAAAAAAATGGGAATAATTTAA
- a CDS encoding sulfite exporter TauE/SafE family protein yields MPESFIIAPLLLGLSTGIYCFVYCIPFIAPVMISEKRGKQQDIKTLTHFILGRLIGYILFGAVFGYLGESINNDNLNIILNIALVLMSLILILHAFGLLRSTKSSFCANIKKHNKKFPLLMGFFMGINVCPPFLMSLAYIFTLNSALKGIIYFLMFFVGTTLYFIPLVLLGLLNKMKEFQLVGKISGLIVGCLFLFYGIYNIILLIN; encoded by the coding sequence ATGCCAGAATCTTTTATCATAGCCCCTCTTTTATTAGGTCTTTCAACTGGAATATATTGTTTTGTTTATTGTATTCCTTTTATTGCTCCAGTAATGATTTCTGAGAAAAGAGGCAAACAACAAGACATTAAGACACTTACTCATTTTATTCTAGGTAGATTAATTGGCTATATTTTATTTGGGGCTGTGTTTGGTTATTTAGGGGAAAGTATTAATAATGATAATTTAAATATTATCTTGAATATTGCTCTTGTTTTAATGTCTTTGATTTTAATCTTACATGCTTTTGGTTTGTTAAGGTCAACTAAATCTTCGTTTTGTGCTAATATTAAAAAACATAATAAAAAATTCCCACTATTAATGGGTTTTTTTATGGGGATAAATGTTTGCCCGCCATTTTTAATGTCATTGGCTTACATTTTCACTCTTAATAGTGCTTTAAAAGGTATTATTTATTTTTTAATGTTTTTTGTTGGCACCACTCTTTATTTTATTCCTTTAGTGCTTTTAGGGTTGTTAAATAAAATGAAAGAGTTCCAACTTGTCGGCAAAATTTCAGGGCTAATAGTTGGTTGCTTGTTTTTGTTTTATGGAATATATAATATCATTTTACTAATAAATTAA
- the amrS gene encoding AmmeMemoRadiSam system radical SAM enzyme: MIRKIGAILFLIIIIFLVGFLIYGSEKNKDQIDFYPAKYYQTLGNKIVQCNLCPRKCILSPGEIGVCKARKNVDGELKTMVYNKVAAAHVDPIEKKPLYHFLPGTTAYSISTAGCNLQCKFCQNWQIAQVFPWEATSMEMSPQEVVDNALASNAKAIAYTYGEPTIFYEYMYDIAKLAHKNGLKNVVISAGYINPEPLQDLLEYIDAYKIDFKGFSPDFYKEMTLGELEPVLETMKIIKQSGTWLEIVNLVIPGENDNDENLKNLALWIKDNLGEDVPLHFLRFHPDYKLLNVPPTPINTLKKARQIALNAGLNYVYTGNIYDPDGSITYCPDSGDVAIKRQGFFLLDNNLDKNGYCSPDSQVPGIWQ, encoded by the coding sequence ATGATTAGGAAAATAGGAGCAATTTTATTTTTAATAATAATTATCTTTTTAGTTGGATTTTTGATTTATGGTTCTGAAAAAAATAAAGACCAAATTGATTTTTATCCAGCCAAATATTATCAAACATTAGGGAATAAAATTGTTCAATGTAATTTATGTCCTAGAAAATGTATTTTATCGCCAGGAGAAATAGGGGTTTGTAAGGCCCGAAAAAATGTTGATGGAGAATTAAAAACAATGGTTTATAACAAGGTGGCAGCAGCCCATGTTGATCCCATAGAGAAAAAACCACTTTATCATTTTTTGCCAGGCACAACAGCTTATTCTATTTCAACAGCTGGTTGTAATTTACAATGCAAGTTTTGTCAGAATTGGCAAATTGCTCAAGTTTTTCCATGGGAAGCAACCTCAATGGAGATGTCTCCGCAAGAGGTTGTTGATAATGCCTTGGCTAGTAATGCTAAGGCAATTGCTTATACTTATGGAGAGCCAACTATTTTTTATGAATACATGTATGATATTGCTAAATTGGCTCATAAAAATGGGCTTAAAAATGTGGTGATTAGTGCTGGATATATAAATCCAGAGCCATTGCAAGACCTTTTGGAATATATTGATGCTTACAAAATTGATTTTAAGGGATTTTCTCCTGATTTTTACAAAGAAATGACTTTAGGAGAATTAGAGCCAGTGTTAGAAACAATGAAAATTATAAAGCAATCAGGCACTTGGTTGGAAATTGTCAATTTAGTTATTCCAGGAGAAAACGATAATGATGAAAATTTGAAAAATTTAGCTTTATGGATAAAAGATAACTTAGGAGAAGATGTTCCGTTACATTTTCTTAGGTTCCATCCAGACTATAAATTGTTAAATGTTCCTCCAACTCCAATTAATACTCTAAAAAAAGCTAGACAAATAGCTTTAAACGCAGGACTAAATTATGTTTATACGGGCAATATTTATGACCCGGATGGCAGTATTACGTATTGTCCTGACTCAGGGGATGTAGCCATTAAAAGGCAAGGTTTTTTTCTTTTAGATAATAATTTAGATAAAAATGGCTATTGTTCGCCTGACTCGCAAGTGCCAGGAATTTGGCAATGA
- the amrB gene encoding AmmeMemoRadiSam system protein B, with protein MKKKYLKISFWFLLIIVICLLWLSWQVKKNQQLYSLLPIEQAQVKIIRSPAVAGTFYPSSPSVLKNTINQFLDKVQIIETDNQIMGLILPHAGYQYSGQVASYGIKQLAGQSIDTIILIGNSHYDRFDGISVYEQGYYKTPLGEVKIDSVLASKIINANKRIFFRTKAHEQEHGLEVELPLLQQVLDNFKIVPIMFGNGSDDDYKILAEAIVKHTANKNVLLIASSDLSHYPSRNHARIADLKTIDSILTGEVDQFKNTILKLKQEGIPNASTFACGQDAIKTVMQALKQMNANEIKLFNYANSGDVIETEQKVVGYTSIGFFGARRGDLLNKLEKEKLLQIAKQTITSHVLNKKIPEFEINSGKLKENLGAFVTIRKQGRLRGCIGRFSPTTVPLHQVVSEMAISASSNDSRFPPVQPNELAELDYEVSVLSNLIKIDDWQEIELGKHGVQIRQGMRSGVFLPQVATDNNWDINRFMGELCSQKAGLAYDCWKNNNVEIYVFTAQVFE; from the coding sequence ATGAAAAAGAAATATTTAAAAATTAGTTTTTGGTTTTTGTTAATAATAGTAATTTGTTTGCTTTGGTTATCTTGGCAGGTCAAAAAAAATCAACAATTATATTCATTACTCCCTATTGAACAAGCACAAGTAAAAATTATTAGAAGCCCGGCAGTGGCTGGAACTTTTTATCCTTCATCTCCATCTGTTTTGAAAAACACTATCAATCAATTTTTAGACAAAGTGCAAATAATAGAAACAGATAATCAAATAATGGGGTTAATATTGCCTCATGCGGGCTATCAATATTCGGGCCAGGTAGCTAGTTATGGAATTAAGCAATTAGCAGGGCAATCAATAGACACAATTATTTTAATTGGCAATAGTCATTATGATAGGTTTGACGGAATCTCTGTTTATGAACAAGGATATTATAAAACACCCTTGGGGGAAGTCAAGATAGATTCTGTTTTAGCGAGCAAGATTATCAATGCTAATAAGCGAATTTTTTTTAGAACTAAAGCGCATGAGCAAGAACATGGTTTGGAGGTTGAGTTACCTTTATTACAACAAGTATTAGATAATTTTAAGATTGTGCCGATTATGTTTGGAAATGGTAGCGATGATGATTATAAAATTTTAGCTGAAGCAATTGTTAAACACACGGCTAATAAAAATGTTTTATTAATTGCTAGTTCTGACTTATCTCATTATCCGTCCAGAAATCATGCGAGAATTGCTGACTTAAAAACAATTGATTCAATTTTAACTGGAGAGGTTGATCAATTTAAAAATACTATACTTAAATTAAAGCAAGAGGGGATTCCAAATGCCTCAACCTTTGCTTGTGGACAGGATGCTATAAAAACAGTGATGCAGGCATTGAAACAAATGAATGCAAATGAAATTAAATTATTTAATTATGCTAATTCAGGCGATGTTATAGAGACAGAGCAAAAAGTGGTTGGATATACTAGTATTGGTTTTTTTGGAGCCAGAAGAGGGGATTTATTGAATAAATTAGAAAAAGAAAAACTTTTACAGATTGCTAAACAAACAATAACATCGCATGTTTTAAATAAAAAAATTCCTGAATTCGAAATTAATTCAGGCAAATTAAAAGAAAATTTAGGAGCCTTTGTCACCATAAGAAAACAGGGGAGACTAAGAGGTTGTATTGGTAGGTTTTCTCCAACAACAGTTCCATTACATCAAGTTGTATCTGAAATGGCTATATCTGCCTCTTCAAATGATAGTAGATTTCCGCCAGTTCAACCAAATGAGTTAGCAGAGCTTGATTACGAGGTTTCTGTTTTAAGTAATTTGATAAAAATTGATGATTGGCAAGAAATTGAATTAGGTAAGCATGGTGTGCAAATCAGGCAGGGCATGAGAAGTGGCGTGTTTTTGCCACAAGTTGCTACTGATAACAATTGGGACATAAATAGGTTTATGGGTGAGTTATGTTCTCAAAAAGCAGGGCTGGCATATGATTGCTGGAAAAATAATAATGTTGAAATTTATGTTTTTACGGCCCAGGTTTTCGAATAG
- a CDS encoding sigma-70 family RNA polymerase sigma factor gives MKELKKMTDEQIIEYVRTKDEEAYSQIINRYQNKLIRYSNYLINDNDDAADIVQNSFIKAFINLNNFNIKKKFSSWIYRIVHNEAINAIKKNKYELPITDKMDFKSEEDIEMEFTKKEIQAMIHNCLSQIPLLYSEPLTLFFIEEKSYSEISDILRVPVNTVGTRIKRAKILMKKICQKK, from the coding sequence ATGAAAGAATTAAAAAAAATGACAGACGAACAAATAATAGAATATGTCCGTACAAAAGACGAAGAAGCTTATAGTCAGATAATAAACAGATATCAAAATAAACTTATTAGATATTCTAATTACCTAATCAATGACAATGATGATGCTGCTGATATTGTACAAAATTCTTTCATTAAAGCATTTATTAACTTAAATAATTTTAATATAAAGAAAAAATTTTCTTCATGGATATATAGAATTGTTCATAACGAAGCAATTAATGCTATTAAAAAAAATAAATACGAACTACCAATAACAGACAAGATGGATTTTAAAAGCGAAGAAGATATTGAAATGGAATTTACTAAAAAAGAAATACAAGCAATGATACACAATTGCTTATCTCAAATCCCTCTTTTATATTCCGAACCATTAACTTTATTTTTTATAGAAGAAAAATCATATTCAGAAATTAGTGATATTTTGAGAGTGCCAGTTAATACAGTCGGGACAAGAATTAAGCGAGCTAAAATTTTAATGAAAAAAATATGTCAAAAAAAATAG
- a CDS encoding peptide ABC transporter substrate-binding protein — protein MLAKYFKFKLPVLKKIKYLNKFLTTKEKEIILLLSIIGFISLFFLIARVYFIKSEVKSVSGGTYIEGIVGQPNIINPILSNNEVDLSLSKLIFSGLLKYNKKLEPINDLAKELYINFDKKKYTTCLKNDILWHDNKKLTVDDVIFTFNFIKQSVPQNPLARIFKNVKISIINENCVEFSSEQELLDFEEYLTFKILPKHIWEQIPAENFGQTEFNIKPVGSGLFKFSSLTKDTHENIKSYEFTRNDNYYNQPAYLEKIIFKFFPSFEIAEQAINNKQINGLGYLAREMKGEIEQNKNINYHQFNLPYYSAMFLNNRDDSILKEKTIRKALSYLTPKEKIAEEVFNNNGIIINGPILPSSDYFNSSITKYPHNQGLAEQELQQNGWKINEQGFWQKNNEILKIDIKTINTFEHRLTAEIIQKTWENNGIKTKLTILSPEQTREIITARDFDCLIFGILENFKTNPYAFWHSSQSNSPGLNLSGFSNRRIDELLEKANITKDKNKKQEYYNEFQTIISLNAPTIFLYNPTYTYAVDHRIKDIQTGNLRFSKDRFIEIEKWYIQTKRVIK, from the coding sequence ATGCTTGCCAAGTATTTTAAATTTAAACTACCTGTATTAAAAAAAATTAAATATTTGAACAAATTTTTAACAACCAAAGAAAAAGAGATTATTCTTTTATTATCAATAATTGGATTTATATCTCTTTTTTTTCTTATTGCTAGAGTTTATTTTATTAAATCAGAAGTAAAATCAGTCAGCGGTGGTACATATATAGAAGGAATTGTTGGCCAACCAAATATAATTAATCCAATTCTATCAAATAATGAGGTTGATTTATCTTTATCAAAATTAATTTTCTCAGGACTTTTAAAATATAATAAAAAATTGGAACCAATTAATGATTTGGCCAAAGAATTATACATAAATTTTGACAAGAAAAAATACACAACCTGTCTAAAAAATGACATTTTGTGGCACGACAACAAAAAACTGACTGTTGATGATGTTATCTTTACTTTTAATTTCATAAAACAATCTGTCCCACAAAATCCTTTAGCTAGAATATTTAAAAATGTAAAAATATCAATAATAAACGAAAATTGTGTAGAATTTTCGTCTGAACAAGAATTACTTGATTTTGAAGAATATCTAACTTTTAAAATTCTCCCCAAACATATCTGGGAACAAATACCAGCTGAAAACTTCGGTCAGACAGAGTTTAATATAAAACCTGTTGGCAGTGGCTTATTTAAATTTTCATCTTTGACCAAAGATACACACGAGAACATAAAGTCATATGAATTTACAAGAAATGATAATTATTATAACCAGCCAGCATATTTAGAAAAAATAATTTTCAAATTTTTTCCAAGCTTTGAAATTGCCGAACAAGCAATAAATAATAAACAAATAAATGGACTAGGATATCTAGCCAGAGAAATGAAAGGAGAAATAGAACAAAATAAAAACATAAATTATCATCAATTCAATTTACCATATTATAGTGCCATGTTTTTGAACAACAGAGATGACTCAATATTAAAAGAAAAAACAATTAGAAAGGCATTATCATATCTAACGCCAAAAGAAAAAATAGCCGAAGAGGTTTTTAATAATAATGGAATTATTATTAACGGACCAATATTACCAAGCTCTGATTATTTTAATTCAAGTATAACAAAATATCCTCATAATCAAGGATTAGCAGAACAAGAACTGCAACAAAATGGATGGAAAATTAATGAACAAGGCTTCTGGCAAAAAAATAATGAAATTTTAAAAATAGACATAAAAACTATCAATACTTTTGAACACCGCCTGACAGCCGAAATAATACAAAAAACATGGGAAAACAATGGGATTAAAACAAAGTTAACCATTCTTTCTCCTGAACAAACAAGAGAAATAATTACTGCCAGGGATTTTGATTGTTTAATTTTTGGAATTTTAGAAAATTTTAAGACTAATCCTTATGCTTTTTGGCACTCCTCTCAATCAAATTCTCCTGGACTTAATTTGTCTGGATTTAGCAACCGAAGAATTGACGAATTACTTGAAAAGGCAAATATAACTAAGGATAAAAATAAAAAGCAAGAATATTATAATGAATTTCAAACAATAATCTCATTAAATGCCCCAACTATATTTCTTTATAATCCTACTTACACTTATGCAGTTGACCATAGAATAAAAGATATACAAACGGGCAATCTAAGGTTTTCAAAAGACCGATTTATTGAAATTGAAAAATGGTATATTCAAACAAAAAGAGTCATTAAATAA
- the secG gene encoding preprotein translocase subunit SecG codes for MEKILSITQIIVSFLLIVGVLLQSRGGGLSSLMGGGGEVYHTKRGAEKIIFRTTIVLSVSFLVLGIVRLII; via the coding sequence ATGGAAAAAATATTAAGCATAACACAAATTATTGTTTCTTTTCTCCTTATAGTTGGAGTACTTTTGCAATCACGTGGAGGCGGATTATCTAGTTTAATGGGTGGTGGTGGCGAAGTATATCACACCAAGAGAGGAGCTGAAAAAATAATATTTAGAACAACAATTGTATTATCTGTTTCATTTCTTGTTTTAGGAATTGTTCGTTTAATTATTTAA
- a CDS encoding bifunctional 5,10-methylenetetrahydrofolate dehydrogenase/5,10-methenyltetrahydrofolate cyclohydrolase: MKILDGQKLANKIETNLKKKIAKNNLRPGLAVILIGKNPSSIIYTKLKEKFAKRINVNFKKISFSYDVTQIKILKLIEQLNKDKAIHGIIVQMPLPKKLNASKIVAKISPFKDIDGFHSKTKFVSPVHQAIIELIKSTNKSVKNKKFVILSKNPIFVRPLVKLFEEKQAQSLYKSLTHNIKQLTKDFKKIDILVSALGIPKIIKPAMLKNNSIIIDVGFTRRQQKIFGDVDTSEKTSNLYLSPVPGGVGPLTIAYLFKNLLISSSKSLQNFKK; the protein is encoded by the coding sequence ATGAAAATATTAGATGGCCAAAAACTGGCTAACAAAATTGAAACAAATCTAAAAAAAAAGATTGCTAAAAATAATCTTCGACCTGGCTTGGCTGTGATTTTAATTGGTAAAAATCCTTCATCAATTATTTATACAAAATTAAAAGAAAAATTTGCTAAACGAATAAATGTTAATTTTAAAAAAATTTCTTTTTCATATGATGTAACTCAAATAAAAATATTAAAATTAATTGAACAATTAAATAAAGACAAAGCAATTCATGGAATTATAGTTCAAATGCCTTTGCCCAAAAAATTAAATGCCTCAAAAATTGTTGCTAAAATTTCTCCTTTCAAAGACATTGATGGCTTTCATTCCAAAACAAAATTTGTATCACCAGTTCATCAAGCAATTATTGAATTAATTAAATCTACTAACAAGTCAGTTAAAAATAAGAAGTTTGTTATTTTGTCTAAAAACCCTATTTTTGTCCGACCCTTGGTAAAGTTATTTGAAGAAAAACAAGCTCAATCTCTTTACAAAAGCTTAACTCACAACATAAAACAACTTACTAAAGATTTCAAAAAAATAGATATATTAGTAAGTGCACTTGGTATTCCTAAAATAATAAAACCAGCCATGTTAAAAAACAACTCTATTATCATTGATGTTGGATTTACTAGAAGACAGCAAAAAATATTTGGGGATGTTGATACAAGTGAGAAAACAAGCAATCTTTATTTGTCCCCCGTTCCTGGCGGAGTTGGTCCATTAACTATTGCTTATTTATTTAAAAATTTACTAATTTCATCTTCAAAGAGTTTACAAAATTTTAAAAAGTGA
- a CDS encoding serine hydroxymethyltransferase, translated as MADLKIQKLIKQEKQRQTNGLVLIASENFVSNNVLKTIGSILSNKYSEGYPQKRYYTGNQFIDKIEQVAIERAKAIFNVQHANVQPYSGSPANLAVYFALLKPGDKIMGMSLSGGGHLTHGHKVNLSGKIFDFIQYNVDPKTHLINYDEVERLAIKHKPKIIISGATAYPRIIKFKRFHQIAKKIGAISMADISHIAGLIIGQCHPSPAPYTDIITTTTHKTLRGPRGAIIMCKHKYAAKIDKMIFPGMQGGPHNNTMAGIAVALKEASQPNFKKYAKQVVKNAKALAQELKRQGLNLISNNTDNHLILINLINTNITGQQAELALEKTNIYVNKNIIPYDKQNPFNPTGIRLGTPALTTMGFREKEMKIIGKLIAKVIYNIDNKKILKEVKKRVSKLTK; from the coding sequence ATGGCTGATTTAAAAATACAAAAATTGATTAAACAAGAAAAACAACGCCAAACAAATGGACTGGTTTTAATTGCTTCTGAAAATTTTGTTTCTAACAATGTATTAAAAACAATTGGCTCTATTTTAAGCAATAAATATTCTGAAGGATATCCTCAAAAAAGATATTACACTGGCAATCAATTTATTGATAAAATCGAGCAAGTTGCCATTGAACGAGCAAAAGCAATATTCAATGTCCAACATGCCAATGTCCAACCCTATTCTGGTTCGCCAGCTAATCTGGCCGTTTATTTTGCCCTATTAAAACCAGGTGATAAAATTATGGGCATGAGTTTATCTGGTGGCGGGCATTTAACTCACGGTCATAAGGTTAATTTATCTGGCAAAATATTTGATTTCATCCAATACAATGTTGATCCCAAGACCCATTTAATTAATTATGATGAAGTAGAAAGATTAGCAATCAAGCACAAACCAAAAATAATTATTTCAGGAGCAACTGCTTATCCTAGGATTATAAAATTCAAACGCTTTCATCAAATAGCCAAAAAAATAGGAGCAATTTCAATGGCAGACATCTCGCATATTGCTGGATTGATCATTGGACAATGTCACCCATCCCCTGCTCCATATACAGATATTATTACAACTACCACCCACAAAACATTAAGAGGCCCCAGAGGAGCAATAATTATGTGCAAGCATAAATATGCTGCAAAAATAGATAAAATGATTTTTCCAGGCATGCAAGGAGGTCCTCATAATAACACCATGGCTGGTATTGCTGTAGCCCTAAAAGAAGCCAGTCAACCTAATTTTAAAAAATATGCCAAGCAAGTTGTTAAAAATGCCAAAGCATTAGCACAAGAGCTGAAAAGACAGGGATTAAATTTAATTTCAAATAACACTGATAATCATTTAATTTTAATTAATTTAATAAACACAAATATAACTGGTCAGCAAGCAGAACTTGCCCTAGAAAAAACAAACATTTATGTCAATAAAAATATAATTCCTTATGACAAGCAAAATCCTTTTAATCCTACTGGCATCCGGTTAGGCACTCCTGCCCTAACAACCATGGGCTTTAGGGAAAAAGAAATGAAAATTATTGGAAAATTAATTGCTAAGGTTATTTATAATATTGATAATAAAAAAATTTTAAAAGAAGTCAAAAAAAGAGTTAGCAAATTAACTAAATAA